In Borrelia hispanica CRI, the sequence AGAACAAAAAAGGCAAAAGAATATAGAAAAGTTTAAACTTCAAGAAACTAAAAGACTTATTAGCCAAGGCATGAAATTTAAAAAAGCAAAAAAAATCGCCATACAAAGATCAACCATGTCCGAAAAACAATTAATGGACTTAGAATATAAATCGTTAAAAAAGCAAAGCGGATTCCTAAATCGCACTAAGCGCACTGCTAAAGAAATAGGTAAAATTGCGGTTGGAACTGCTCTTGGACAAGTATTTGGAACTACTTTTCAAGGTGGAATTGGTGATGCATTCAATTATGCTAAAAGAGCTATTATCAACAACGCAAATGTAAAAAAAATGAATGTAATTACTTCAAGAATATTCAAAACTCAAGAAAAGGCTCAACTTAATAATATTCTTCAAACAATACCGGGATTTAATAGGGAAATCGATAGAGAAGAGTTCCTTAATTATGCTGCAATCTTGAGAAAAGATTTGGTAAGTTTAGGTCAAAACAATGAGGAGAACCTCAATAAAGCAGTTGCATTTGCTGCTAGGCTTAAATCCACAGGGGTTGTTAATGATAATGCTTCAGCTATTGCTGTAGTATCAGAATTCTTACAAGGAAAAGGCGGGTCTTTATATAATGTTATGGGTTCATTTAACAAATTGACACATAAGTATAATGAACGTGGAGAAATGGAATATGACATACTATCTTCAAGTCAAGCCTTATCTTTTAGAACAGAAACACTAAAAAAAATTATTGATGATTGGAATACACTTGAATTTCCTAAATACGCAAGTACCGAAGAAAAACTCAAAGATGATCTTATTGAAGCCGAAGATTCTTTCGCAAAAACTACATCTGAACTAGTAAAACCCCTCTTAGCGAAATTATCACAGCTAGCTACATGGTTCCAAGACTTTACTTTCAAAACTCACATACTTGATCCAATGATCAAAGGTCTCACAAGTTTTTTCGGTAATATCAGCGAATGGTTTACAAAAATGATAAAAATGTCACTAAAACAAATACTGCCCAATTGGGCATATGAATGGTTTTTTAGTGCAGACGATACAACAGATAAAGACCATTCACCACTCCCAACTACTGATACTGGAACCAAATTAGAAAAAGACGCAAGTATAAAAACACCTTAAGGAGATATAAATATGATTACACAATTTACAACTGATTTTATTCACCAGTACAAAGATGCAAAAGGCATGAAATCAATGCTAGATTATATTCACTTAACGCCATCTCAAATAACAACTATTTTAAAAGAAACTTTTAACCAATTATCTAGTGTGTTTATG encodes:
- a CDS encoding DUF759 family protein — protein: EQKRQKNIEKFKLQETKRLISQGMKFKKAKKIAIQRSTMSEKQLMDLEYKSLKKQSGFLNRTKRTAKEIGKIAVGTALGQVFGTTFQGGIGDAFNYAKRAIINNANVKKMNVITSRIFKTQEKAQLNNILQTIPGFNREIDREEFLNYAAILRKDLVSLGQNNEENLNKAVAFAARLKSTGVVNDNASAIAVVSEFLQGKGGSLYNVMGSFNKLTHKYNERGEMEYDILSSSQALSFRTETLKKIIDDWNTLEFPKYASTEEKLKDDLIEAEDSFAKTTSELVKPLLAKLSQLATWFQDFTFKTHILDPMIKGLTSFFGNISEWFTKMIKMSLKQILPNWAYEWFFSADDTTDKDHSPLPTTDTGTKLEKDASIKTP